A genome region from Geminicoccus roseus DSM 18922 includes the following:
- a CDS encoding aldehyde dehydrogenase family protein translates to MNAPLPDPCARALAILRLSERSQGPLGIPERKDLLARLEREVLAYKERIVQAANADFQGRSREETLFGEVLGVVSMLRHARQNLGRWAKPRRVPVGLPFWPARAWIVPQPLGVVGVMAPWNYPFLLSLAPVAGALAAGNRVMLKPSEHTPRTALEIQRLLEDCLGPTIVQTVLGGPETARAFAQQKMDHLIFTGSTARGREVAVAAAANLVPVTLELGGKCPAVVLPDADLEAAASAIVTGKGLNAGQTCIAPDHVLLAGVPAERFVPILEAAIRRHFPAGLGTRVVPHRRAQHLQDGALTIVVDPPADSPLVREEIFGPTLPVHELGDLDRVIDRLRKQDAPLATYLFTRDRAAEGRFLHEVPAGALVVGGTILHAAMADLPFGGVGASGMGRYHGQAGFDALSNLKAHVRAPRFSLAALGQPPYGTTTARLLARLLPDKAKRNETG, encoded by the coding sequence ATGAACGCTCCGCTTCCTGATCCATGCGCCCGGGCGCTGGCTATCCTCCGCCTGAGCGAGCGCAGCCAGGGTCCGCTGGGCATCCCCGAGCGCAAGGACCTGCTTGCGCGGCTCGAACGGGAGGTGCTGGCCTACAAGGAGCGCATCGTCCAGGCCGCCAATGCCGATTTCCAGGGTCGGTCGCGCGAGGAGACCCTGTTCGGCGAAGTGCTGGGCGTGGTCTCGATGCTGCGGCACGCGCGCCAGAACCTGGGGCGCTGGGCGAAGCCGCGCCGGGTGCCGGTCGGCCTGCCGTTCTGGCCGGCGCGCGCCTGGATCGTGCCGCAGCCCCTGGGGGTGGTGGGGGTGATGGCGCCATGGAACTACCCGTTCCTCCTGTCCCTGGCGCCGGTTGCCGGCGCGCTCGCCGCCGGCAACCGGGTGATGCTGAAGCCGTCCGAGCACACGCCGCGGACGGCGCTGGAGATCCAGCGTCTTCTTGAGGATTGCCTTGGCCCCACCATCGTCCAGACGGTGCTGGGCGGGCCGGAGACCGCCCGTGCGTTCGCCCAGCAGAAGATGGACCACCTGATCTTCACCGGCAGCACCGCCCGCGGCCGCGAGGTCGCCGTCGCCGCCGCCGCCAACTTGGTGCCGGTTACCTTGGAACTCGGCGGCAAATGCCCGGCGGTGGTGCTGCCGGATGCCGACCTGGAGGCCGCGGCCAGCGCCATCGTCACCGGCAAGGGCCTCAATGCCGGCCAGACCTGCATCGCCCCAGACCATGTCCTGCTGGCGGGCGTTCCGGCCGAGCGGTTCGTGCCGATCCTGGAGGCAGCGATCCGGCGCCACTTCCCGGCGGGCCTGGGCACCCGGGTCGTGCCGCATCGACGGGCGCAGCATCTCCAGGACGGGGCGCTGACGATCGTGGTCGATCCTCCGGCCGATTCGCCCCTGGTGCGGGAGGAGATCTTCGGCCCGACCCTGCCGGTGCATGAATTGGGCGACCTCGACCGGGTGATCGACCGCCTGAGGAAGCAGGACGCACCGCTGGCGACCTACCTGTTCACCCGCGACCGGGCAGCCGAAGGCCGTTTCCTGCACGAGGTCCCGGCCGGCGCCCTGGTGGTCGGCGGCACCATCCTGCATGCCGCGATGGCCGATCTGCCGTTCGGCGGCGTCGGCGCCTCGGGGATGGGCCGCTACCACGGCCAGGCAGGGTTCGACGCCCTGTCCAACCTGAAGGCGCATGTGCGCGCGCCGCGATTCAGCCTAGCGGCCCTCGGCCAGCCGCCTTATGGCACCACCACCGCGCGGCTGCTGGCAAGGCTGCTTCCCGACAAGGCGAAACGGAACGAGACAGGATGA
- a CDS encoding MarC family protein: MADLLATYATALVAFLVIVDPLGLVPIFIALTRGADQVARQRMALKATLIAAGVLVAFALLGENLLTSIGIGIPAFRIAGGILLLLVALEMVFERRSQRRENTAGHVAEERAVEEQVPDISVFPLAVPLLAGPGAITTVILHMGAKAGSWPGQLAVLSALLTSILVVAIALFLASRLERYLGATLINVFSRLLGLLLAALAVQFIIDGIKRAFGL; encoded by the coding sequence ATGGCCGATCTGCTGGCGACCTATGCCACCGCCCTGGTCGCCTTCCTGGTGATCGTCGATCCCCTGGGTCTGGTGCCGATCTTCATCGCGCTGACCCGGGGAGCCGACCAGGTGGCGCGGCAGCGCATGGCGCTGAAGGCGACGCTGATTGCGGCCGGCGTGCTGGTGGCCTTCGCCCTGCTGGGCGAGAACCTGCTCACCTCGATCGGGATCGGCATTCCCGCGTTCCGCATCGCCGGGGGCATTCTCCTTCTGCTGGTGGCGCTGGAGATGGTGTTCGAGCGGCGCAGCCAGCGCCGCGAGAACACCGCCGGTCATGTCGCGGAGGAGCGGGCCGTCGAGGAGCAGGTCCCCGACATCTCGGTGTTCCCGCTGGCGGTGCCGCTCCTGGCGGGGCCGGGTGCCATCACCACGGTGATCCTGCACATGGGCGCCAAGGCCGGCTCCTGGCCAGGCCAGCTGGCGGTGCTCTCGGCACTGCTGACCAGCATCCTGGTGGTCGCGATCGCCCTGTTCCTGGCCAGCCGGCTGGAGCGCTACCTGGGCGCCACCCTGATCAATGTTTTCTCGCGCCTGCTCGGCCTGCTGCTCGCCGCGCTGGCGGTGCAGTTCATCATCGACGGCATCAAGCGCGCCTTCGGCCTCTGA
- a CDS encoding glutathione peroxidase, with amino-acid sequence MTGLLDHVARRADGSAYAMSEHAGRIVLVVNTASQCIFAPQFTGLQSLHETYGPRGLSVLAFPCNQFRQQEPRDDGEIQGFCTARYRTTFPVLAKVEVEGAGAHPLFKDLTAALPGLAGPRIRWNFTKFLIDRTGRPVRRFAPFTPPMLLRGAIEKLL; translated from the coding sequence ATGACCGGACTGCTGGATCACGTGGCGCGGCGCGCTGACGGAAGCGCCTATGCCATGAGCGAGCATGCCGGCCGGATCGTCCTGGTGGTGAACACTGCCAGCCAATGCATCTTCGCGCCCCAGTTCACAGGCCTGCAGTCGCTTCACGAGACCTATGGCCCGCGCGGGCTGTCGGTCCTGGCCTTTCCCTGCAACCAGTTCCGCCAGCAGGAGCCGCGCGACGACGGGGAGATCCAGGGCTTCTGCACCGCGCGCTATCGGACGACCTTTCCGGTGCTTGCCAAGGTCGAGGTCGAGGGTGCCGGCGCGCATCCCCTGTTCAAGGACCTCACCGCGGCGCTGCCGGGGCTGGCCGGGCCCAGGATCCGCTGGAACTTCACCAAGTTCCTGATCGACCGGACGGGCCGGCCGGTCCGCCGCTTCGCGCCGTTTACCCCGCCCATGCTGCTGCGGGGCGCCATCGAGAAGCTTCTCTGA
- a CDS encoding lysophospholipid acyltransferase family protein, translating to MPSVDHFSYADRHHHLVQRLAIRGIERMTGQPRLKRLYEEHRTSPAQGEDFWHGAIRRLDLRVRYDEAALARVPAEGPLVVVANHPYGVLDGLVIGWLLAKRRQRFKILVHSVLYRVEAIRDHLLPIDFKETEEALRTNLASRLEARAILKEGGCVAIFPGGTVSTSEKPFLSAVDPRWKPFTGQLVQSARATVVPVFFEGQNSRLFQLASQISTTLRLSLLFKEVAARMGTELGVRIGQPLAFEDLPNFPDRQAFADWLREQTYRLGPPQSQGRLMLPLPD from the coding sequence ATGCCAAGCGTCGATCATTTCAGCTATGCCGACCGTCATCACCACTTGGTCCAGCGCCTGGCGATCCGTGGGATCGAGCGCATGACCGGGCAGCCGCGCCTCAAGCGCCTCTACGAGGAGCACCGCACCAGTCCGGCCCAGGGCGAGGACTTTTGGCATGGCGCCATCCGCCGCCTCGACCTGCGCGTCCGCTATGACGAGGCTGCCCTTGCCCGCGTTCCCGCCGAGGGGCCGCTGGTGGTGGTGGCCAACCACCCCTATGGCGTGCTGGACGGGCTGGTGATAGGCTGGCTGCTGGCCAAGCGGCGGCAGCGCTTCAAGATCCTGGTCCACAGCGTGCTCTATCGAGTCGAGGCGATCCGCGACCACCTGCTGCCGATCGATTTCAAGGAAACCGAAGAAGCCCTGCGCACCAACCTCGCCTCGCGGCTGGAAGCGCGCGCCATCCTGAAGGAGGGCGGCTGCGTGGCGATCTTCCCGGGCGGCACGGTCAGCACTTCGGAAAAGCCGTTCCTGTCGGCGGTGGATCCGCGCTGGAAGCCGTTCACCGGCCAGCTGGTCCAGTCGGCCCGGGCCACGGTGGTGCCGGTGTTCTTCGAGGGCCAGAACTCGCGGCTCTTCCAGCTTGCCAGCCAGATCTCGACCACGCTGCGCCTGTCCCTGCTGTTCAAGGAGGTCGCGGCGCGCATGGGCACCGAGCTCGGCGTGCGGATCGGCCAGCCCCTCGCCTTTGAGGACCTGCCGAACTTCCCTGACCGTCAGGCGTTCGCCGACTGGCTACGCGAGCAGACCTACCGCCTGGGCCCGCCCCAGTCCCAGGGTCGGCTGATGCTGCCGCTGCCCGACTGA
- a CDS encoding squalene/phytoene synthase family protein — translation MSIAMTPPKTAATEQFPVASLALAAPVRGAVMSFYRFVRRADDIADAPDLPAETKLRRLRMMEAQLDDRRTADPLAAALLDTEARFGTGLAEARILLQAFAQDAVQKRYQDWDELLRYCQLSAVPVGRFLLRIHGEAAPADAPADALCMALQILNHLQDLSEDRRLLDRVYLPLPWLQRAGGEQRFFDRAPSTARREVLDAALDQVESMLDDAACLPSRIVSPRLRVQARLTLACAHALSARLRRNDPVEQPVRLSAVDKIGRVLPAALLRPSSSDEEITRRIVRQSGTSFRFGIRSLTGERRRGLHAVYAFCRAADDLADGAAPAEERLRFLDGWRRELERLGGSPRTPIGRELAFAIDQFDLPVAELRLLLDGLSMDAVERLRLADQGELDFYWRAVAGSVGLLSVRIFGTRQADGFALSLARALQLVNILRDVAEDARRDRVYFPASRLSALGIGHAEASAVIADPAFALAWSALAEEAEQAFVEAERQLEDCDRRVLKPALLMLWSYRPLLARMRLVGWNLQAPKACLRPVEKVRLAWLAATQEAA, via the coding sequence GATGAGCTTCTACCGCTTCGTTCGGCGCGCCGATGACATCGCCGATGCACCGGACCTGCCTGCGGAGACCAAGCTGCGGCGGCTGCGCATGATGGAAGCGCAGCTCGACGACCGGCGCACTGCCGATCCCTTGGCGGCAGCGCTGCTCGACACCGAGGCCCGCTTCGGCACCGGCCTGGCGGAAGCCAGAATCCTTCTCCAGGCCTTCGCGCAGGATGCTGTCCAGAAGCGCTACCAGGACTGGGACGAACTCCTGCGCTATTGCCAACTGTCGGCGGTGCCGGTGGGCAGGTTCCTGCTGCGCATCCACGGCGAGGCCGCTCCTGCTGATGCTCCCGCGGATGCGCTGTGCATGGCGCTGCAGATCCTCAACCATCTGCAGGATCTAAGCGAGGATCGTCGTCTGCTGGACCGGGTGTATCTGCCGCTGCCCTGGCTGCAGCGGGCGGGCGGTGAACAGCGCTTCTTCGACAGGGCACCCAGCACGGCCCGGCGGGAGGTGCTGGATGCGGCGCTCGATCAGGTTGAGAGCATGCTGGACGATGCCGCCTGCCTGCCAAGCCGGATTGTCAGCCCCCGCCTGCGCGTCCAGGCCAGGCTGACCCTGGCCTGCGCCCACGCCCTGTCGGCACGGCTGCGCCGCAACGATCCGGTCGAGCAGCCGGTCCGCCTGAGCGCCGTCGACAAGATCGGGCGTGTCCTGCCCGCAGCGCTGCTTCGCCCGTCTTCGTCCGATGAGGAGATCACCAGGCGAATCGTGCGGCAGTCCGGCACCTCGTTCCGCTTCGGGATCCGTAGCCTCACCGGAGAGCGCCGGCGCGGCCTTCATGCGGTGTACGCCTTCTGCCGGGCCGCGGACGACCTGGCGGACGGCGCCGCCCCGGCAGAGGAGCGCCTGCGCTTCCTGGATGGCTGGCGCCGTGAGCTGGAACGGCTTGGCGGCAGCCCGCGGACGCCGATCGGCCGCGAGCTGGCCTTTGCTATCGACCAGTTCGACCTGCCGGTGGCCGAGCTGCGTCTCCTGCTTGATGGCCTGTCGATGGACGCGGTGGAGCGGCTGCGGCTGGCCGACCAGGGTGAACTGGACTTCTACTGGCGTGCGGTCGCCGGCTCGGTGGGCCTTCTGTCGGTGCGGATCTTCGGCACCAGGCAGGCCGACGGCTTCGCCCTGTCTCTGGCGCGGGCCCTGCAGCTCGTGAACATCCTGCGCGATGTCGCGGAGGATGCCAGGCGGGACAGGGTTTATTTCCCGGCCTCTCGTCTGTCTGCCCTGGGCATCGGGCACGCAGAGGCCTCGGCGGTCATCGCGGATCCGGCTTTTGCCCTGGCCTGGAGTGCCCTGGCCGAGGAGGCCGAGCAGGCGTTCGTCGAGGCGGAACGGCAGCTGGAGGACTGCGACCGCAGGGTCCTCAAGCCGGCTCTCCTGATGCTGTGGAGCTACCGGCCGCTTCTGGCCCGGATGCGCCTCGTCGGCTGGAACCTCCAGGCCCCGAAGGCATGCCTGCGACCGGTCGAGAAGGTACGGCTGGCCTGGCTGGCTGCGACCCAGGAGGCGGCATGA
- the ispH gene encoding 4-hydroxy-3-methylbut-2-enyl diphosphate reductase — protein sequence MTKPKIEIVLASTRGFCAGVERAIEAVERSLDRSPPNQPVHVRHAIVHNERVVGRLASRGARFVEELSEVPEGSIVVFSAHGVSSKVEEEAKRRNLRVVDATCPLVRRVHHEAQRQVAQGRTLIVIGHRNHVEVEGIVGRCQGQVQVVDSVAEVEDLVVEDTSRLAYVVQTTLSVDEARRIIDALRARFPDITGPDTRTICYATQNRQNVVTLLSRTVHRVIVCGDTSSSNSNRLRELADAAGCKALLIGDATELPMSFVEGQAAVGLTAGASVPESIVQETIARIARTYDVTVREVGEKERSPRLHPVSFAELDERSAS from the coding sequence ATGACCAAGCCGAAGATCGAGATCGTGCTGGCGAGCACGCGGGGCTTCTGTGCCGGCGTGGAGCGTGCGATCGAGGCAGTCGAGCGTTCGCTCGACCGCTCGCCGCCGAACCAGCCCGTCCATGTCCGCCATGCCATCGTGCACAACGAGCGGGTGGTCGGTCGTCTTGCCAGCCGGGGCGCCCGCTTCGTCGAGGAACTGTCCGAGGTGCCCGAGGGCAGCATCGTCGTGTTCAGCGCCCATGGCGTCTCCTCGAAGGTCGAGGAGGAAGCGAAGCGCCGGAACCTGCGGGTGGTCGATGCGACCTGCCCCTTGGTGCGCCGGGTCCATCACGAGGCGCAGCGGCAGGTCGCGCAGGGCCGCACCCTGATCGTCATCGGCCATCGAAACCACGTTGAGGTCGAGGGCATCGTCGGCCGCTGCCAGGGTCAGGTGCAGGTGGTCGACAGCGTGGCGGAGGTCGAGGACCTGGTCGTCGAGGACACCAGTAGGCTCGCCTATGTGGTGCAGACCACCCTGTCGGTCGACGAGGCTCGCCGGATCATCGACGCGCTGCGGGCACGCTTCCCGGACATCACCGGGCCGGATACGCGCACGATCTGCTACGCCACCCAGAACCGCCAGAACGTGGTCACCCTGCTGAGCCGGACCGTGCATCGGGTGATCGTGTGCGGCGACACCAGCAGTTCCAACAGCAACCGCCTGCGCGAGCTGGCCGACGCCGCGGGCTGCAAGGCGCTGCTGATCGGCGACGCCACGGAACTGCCGATGAGTTTCGTCGAGGGGCAGGCGGCGGTGGGCCTGACGGCCGGCGCGTCGGTGCCGGAATCGATCGTGCAGGAAACGATCGCCCGGATCGCCCGGACCTATGACGTGACCGTGCGCGAGGTCGGAGAGAAGGAACGCTCGCCACGCCTCCATCCCGTCAGCTTCGCGGAACTCGATGAACGCTCCGCTTCCTGA
- a CDS encoding thermonuclease family protein: MEAKPHLHPGAADLRIFLALLLCLFSMPAWSWPAHVERVIDGDTVRVLRDGQIITVRLAGIDAPERDQPGGHAARVALRVMVEGREVDVRPTERDRYGRLVARLEVQGRDVGQQLVQAGHAWQFTRYDRSAALREAENYARSRGLGLWSAPAPKAPWLWRAGEQPRSATAERSGCSPAPRCSQLTSCAAAMEVVSRCGVGGMDGDGDGIPCEALCRPTG; encoded by the coding sequence ATGGAGGCCAAGCCACACCTCCATCCTGGGGCCGCCGACCTGCGTATCTTCCTTGCCCTGCTGCTCTGCCTGTTCTCCATGCCGGCCTGGAGCTGGCCGGCCCATGTCGAGCGGGTGATCGACGGGGACACGGTCAGGGTGCTTCGCGACGGCCAGATCATCACCGTGCGGCTGGCCGGCATCGATGCGCCGGAGCGCGACCAGCCGGGCGGTCACGCGGCTCGGGTCGCGCTGCGCGTCATGGTCGAGGGCCGCGAGGTCGACGTCCGTCCGACCGAGCGCGACCGCTATGGCCGGCTGGTGGCGCGGCTGGAAGTGCAGGGGCGCGATGTCGGCCAACAACTGGTGCAGGCAGGACATGCCTGGCAGTTCACTCGCTACGACCGGAGTGCTGCCCTGCGCGAGGCGGAAAACTATGCCCGCAGCCGTGGCCTGGGGCTGTGGTCGGCTCCGGCCCCGAAGGCTCCCTGGCTCTGGCGCGCCGGCGAGCAGCCGCGATCAGCAACCGCAGAACGTTCGGGTTGCAGCCCGGCGCCACGCTGCAGCCAGTTGACCTCCTGCGCCGCGGCCATGGAGGTGGTGAGCCGCTGTGGTGTCGGCGGGATGGACGGCGACGGCGATGGCATCCCCTGCGAGGCGCTGTGCCGCCCGACCGGCTGA
- a CDS encoding PH domain-containing protein, translating to MSILSGLLGHASAFEPAEAQAEYARLLADGEVVEGAFRLVRDVILFTGRRMIFIDKQGLTGRKIEYMSIPYRSIVRFSIESAGHFDLEAELKIWVSGSAEPIQRTFNRKLDVYALQAVLAGYVGR from the coding sequence GTGTCGATCCTGTCCGGCCTGCTGGGCCATGCCAGCGCCTTCGAGCCTGCCGAGGCGCAGGCGGAGTATGCCCGCCTGCTTGCCGATGGCGAAGTCGTGGAAGGCGCGTTCCGGCTGGTCCGGGACGTCATTCTGTTCACCGGCCGGCGGATGATCTTCATCGACAAGCAGGGGCTGACCGGCCGCAAGATCGAGTACATGTCGATCCCCTACCGCAGCATCGTGCGCTTCTCGATCGAGAGCGCCGGTCACTTCGACCTGGAGGCCGAGCTCAAGATCTGGGTGAGCGGCAGCGCCGAGCCGATCCAGCGGACCTTCAACCGCAAGCTCGACGTCTATGCGCTGCAGGCGGTCCTGGCCGGCTATGTCGGGCGCTGA
- a CDS encoding pyridoxamine 5'-phosphate oxidase family protein, whose protein sequence is MTEPALTVEEVRESYGEVSTLARDKVMARLDQHARAFIARSPFLVLGTADASGRQDVSPRGDPPGFVRVLDDRTLAVPDRPGNRRIDSLSNVASQPNVSLLFIVPGFDDTLRVNGRARISRDPALLEDLAVQGRPALSALVVNVDEVFMHCAKAFIRSRLWDPDARQDRKSFPSLGRIIADQIAGVDAGQADEAIDDNYRRELY, encoded by the coding sequence ATGACCGAACCTGCGTTGACCGTCGAGGAAGTTCGGGAAAGCTATGGCGAGGTCTCCACGCTCGCCCGCGACAAGGTGATGGCGCGGCTGGACCAGCATGCGCGGGCGTTCATCGCGCGCTCGCCCTTCCTGGTGCTTGGGACCGCGGACGCCAGCGGCCGGCAGGACGTCAGCCCGCGCGGCGATCCCCCGGGCTTCGTGCGGGTGCTGGACGACCGGACGCTGGCGGTGCCGGACCGTCCGGGCAACCGCCGCATCGATTCGCTGTCCAACGTGGCGAGCCAGCCCAATGTCAGCCTGCTGTTCATCGTGCCGGGCTTCGACGACACCCTGCGGGTGAACGGGCGGGCCAGGATCAGCCGCGACCCGGCCCTGCTGGAGGACCTCGCCGTCCAGGGCAGGCCGGCCCTGTCGGCGCTGGTCGTGAACGTGGACGAGGTCTTCATGCATTGCGCCAAGGCCTTCATCCGTTCGCGGCTGTGGGATCCGGATGCGCGCCAGGACCGCAAGTCGTTTCCCTCGCTTGGCCGGATCATCGCCGACCAGATCGCCGGGGTGGATGCCGGGCAGGCCGATGAGGCCATCGACGACAATTATCGGCGGGAGCTCTACTGA
- a CDS encoding SDR family NAD(P)-dependent oxidoreductase: protein MNRIDLAGRRAVVTGGAQGIGRAVVERLLDSGASVSIWDRDDNALQLTIHDLHKRGKVHGACVDQTSLETVEAATKATVEALGGIDILVNNAGIAGPAAPLWEYPVDALRQVIDVDLTGVFWCCRCVVPLMIAQNYGRIVSVASVAGKEGNPNAAPYSAAKAGVIALTKSLGKELAGYNISVNCVTPSPAKTRILDQITEDQVKYMLSKVPRGRFVDVNEAAAMVAWLVSEDNSFTTAATFDLSGGRTTY, encoded by the coding sequence ATGAATCGAATCGACCTCGCCGGCCGCCGCGCCGTCGTCACCGGCGGCGCCCAGGGGATCGGCCGCGCGGTGGTCGAGCGCCTGCTCGACAGCGGCGCGTCGGTCTCCATCTGGGACCGCGACGACAACGCCCTGCAGCTGACGATCCACGACCTGCACAAGCGCGGCAAGGTGCATGGCGCCTGCGTCGACCAGACCTCGCTGGAAACGGTCGAGGCGGCGACCAAGGCGACGGTGGAAGCGCTCGGCGGCATCGACATCCTGGTCAACAATGCCGGCATCGCGGGTCCGGCCGCGCCCTTGTGGGAATACCCGGTGGATGCGCTCCGCCAGGTCATCGACGTGGACCTGACCGGTGTCTTCTGGTGCTGCCGCTGCGTGGTGCCGCTGATGATCGCCCAGAACTACGGCCGGATCGTCAGCGTCGCCTCGGTCGCCGGCAAGGAAGGCAACCCGAACGCGGCCCCCTACAGCGCCGCCAAGGCGGGCGTGATCGCGCTGACCAAGTCGCTGGGCAAGGAACTGGCCGGCTACAACATCTCGGTGAACTGCGTGACGCCGTCGCCGGCCAAGACGCGGATCCTCGACCAGATCACCGAGGACCAGGTGAAGTACATGCTCTCCAAGGTGCCGCGCGGCCGCTTCGTCGACGTCAACGAGGCCGCGGCGATGGTCGCCTGGCTGGTGTCCGAGGACAACAGCTTCACCACGGCCGCGACGTTCGATCTGTCCGGTGGCCGCACCACCTACTGA
- a CDS encoding hydroxysqualene dehydroxylase yields MSGQLHVIGAGIAGLTSAFLAGRQGWRVSVHEASPQAGGRCRTIRRGGRSHDNGTHVLLGANRAALQLLDAVGARDRWIEPEPAGLPIVDLPGSLVQIVGLSPWSWLGRRRRPAGVRVNDLLRLAPRLWRSPQETVASAAGDSPGLTQLLELMSAAVLNTPSAHGSARLLARVFQQLLWPGNARLMVARTGLGPDLVQPLQDAVLRQGQIHFGRRLQGIRQVDGRATALAFVGGNVLELGKEDRVIVAIPPQAASLALPDLEVPTNFEPIVNLHFPHEGRGPVRFIGLTGGLAQWMLVRPGMISITISAAGGVVDEPAANLAARVWPEVDATARRCGIEITGAGAERVSVVKERMATPRQDPAYLLAGPPERQPLANLALAGDWTTRLPATIEAAVQAAHAAVGAVGRHIQSSGTLRTVEREVTA; encoded by the coding sequence ATGAGCGGCCAGCTGCACGTGATCGGCGCCGGCATCGCTGGCCTGACCTCGGCGTTCCTGGCAGGCCGACAAGGCTGGCGAGTGTCGGTCCACGAAGCGAGCCCGCAGGCCGGCGGCCGCTGTCGGACGATCCGGCGCGGTGGTCGTTCCCACGACAATGGCACCCATGTCCTTCTTGGCGCCAATCGAGCCGCGCTGCAGCTGCTCGATGCCGTCGGCGCGCGCGATCGCTGGATCGAGCCGGAGCCGGCCGGCCTGCCGATCGTCGACCTCCCGGGTTCGCTTGTGCAAATCGTGGGGTTGTCGCCCTGGTCGTGGCTCGGCCGCCGGCGGCGGCCTGCGGGCGTGCGTGTCAACGATCTGCTCCGCCTGGCGCCGCGCCTCTGGAGGAGCCCGCAAGAAACCGTTGCGTCCGCTGCCGGCGATTCGCCCGGGCTGACGCAACTCCTCGAGCTGATGTCCGCGGCGGTACTCAACACGCCGTCGGCCCATGGCTCGGCGCGGCTCCTGGCGCGGGTGTTCCAGCAACTGCTCTGGCCCGGCAACGCGCGCCTCATGGTCGCCCGGACCGGCCTCGGTCCCGATCTGGTCCAACCGCTGCAGGACGCTGTCCTGCGCCAAGGCCAGATCCATTTTGGCCGACGGCTCCAGGGCATCCGGCAGGTCGATGGTCGGGCCACGGCATTGGCGTTCGTGGGCGGCAACGTGCTGGAGCTCGGGAAAGAAGACCGGGTGATCGTGGCCATACCGCCCCAGGCGGCGTCGCTGGCGCTTCCGGACCTTGAGGTTCCCACCAACTTCGAGCCGATCGTGAACCTGCACTTTCCCCATGAGGGCCGGGGGCCGGTCCGCTTCATCGGCCTGACCGGCGGCCTGGCCCAGTGGATGCTGGTCCGCCCCGGGATGATCAGCATCACGATCTCGGCTGCCGGAGGCGTCGTGGACGAGCCGGCCGCCAACCTTGCTGCCCGGGTCTGGCCGGAGGTGGATGCCACCGCGAGGCGCTGCGGGATCGAGATCACCGGGGCTGGGGCAGAGCGGGTGAGCGTGGTGAAGGAGCGGATGGCGACGCCCCGACAGGATCCGGCCTATCTGCTGGCCGGGCCACCAGAACGCCAACCCCTGGCCAATCTGGCACTGGCTGGCGACTGGACGACCAGACTGCCTGCGACCATCGAAGCTGCGGTGCAGGCCGCGCATGCGGCAGTCGGGGCGGTCGGCAGGCATATCCAGTCGTCTGGCACTCTCCGGACCGTCGAGCGGGAGGTCACCGCATGA